Within the Opitutaceae bacterium TAV5 genome, the region GGTGACGCACGAATTCACCGAATTGATCGCCGTCGGCATGGCACGGCTCGAAGACCGGCAGCGCGCGATTCTCACGCTGAGTCACACGCTCGCTTACGGTGAGATCGCCCGGGTGCTGGGCATCAATATCGGCACGGTGAAAAGCCGCATCGCCCGGGCCCGGGACAACCTCCGCGCGTGCTTGTCCGCGGTATGTCCCGAGTTCGGGGCCGGCACCCGGCCGATGGCGTGGCTGGAGCCGGCGCGCTATCCTGAAGGCCTCACGCTCGGGCGAAGATGAACGCGGGATGCGCGACCACCCGCCGACGCCAGACAAATATTTCCGAAATAAACGAACCACGGGCAACCGGAGGTTACTATCCCTTTCGTTATGAAAAATTCCTTTAAATCCATCGCACTCTCCGCGCTCCTCTGCACCGCCCCCGGCGTTTTATTCTTCGCCACGGGCTGCGCTTCCTCCTCCACGGGTGAAAGCACCGGTGAATACGTCGATAACAGCGCCATCACCGCGAAGGTGAAGGCCGCCTTGCTGAACGACCCGATCGTAAAGAGCTTCGATGTGAGCGTCGAATCCTACAAGGGCGTCGTGCAATTGAGCGGCTTCGTTAACACCTACGAACAAAAAACCCAGGCCGGCCGCGTCGCTGCTGGGGTGACGGGTGTGGCCGGCGTGCAGAACAACCTCATCGTCAAATAACGATCCCGCCGGGATCTTGCCAAGAGAGGGCCGGAGGGGACGAAAATCTCCGGCTGCGCCTCGGGAGATCAAGCATTCCTCGATACGCAGTGAAGCCGGCCTTTCATGATGTCAGGCAACGGTATCTGTTATCGTGTCACCTGCTGGAGTGTGTCGTCACAAGGTGGCGGCCCAGAGGATAGCGCAACGGAACTGAACAGCCGGTGCGTGTCCTTCCAGTCCCCGTAGTCCTCCGGTAAATCGCGCCACGGTGCTTCCCCGTGCGCAGTATCCAAAGAACCGCGTTGATGAGTCCCTCTGGCAACAGGGTGGGGATGTGGTTACACGGACACCGGCTCACGGTAAAAATCTTCTTTCAGTGAGTGGAATCGGAATCGCCCGATTTCTTGTTTAGGAGAAAACGGACAGAGAGACAGATGAGTTGAAAGCCGGGATTCGAACTCCGTGAGATTCCTTGGTGTTTTTTGTGACCCACCCCGCAGAGTTGAGACAAGACAGACGCCGTTCTTTCGATTCAAATTCACTCCGTAAGTTGCTGGAGGTTTGTGTAAAGCATTAAGGTGGTCAGAAATTTGATTATCAACGGCTTACGCTATTTGCCAGCAGAGTGTCTGCAAAACAGAGCCGGTATCAACCGGCTGCTGAACCTGCAGATAGCCTGGAACTGGGCTTACCCCATCACCGCCTTCCCTCAAACCCGCACCCGCGACCGGGTGCAGTTCAGGGACACGACCCGGCACATTTACGAAGCGGCCCTGCGCGCCCGCATCAAGAATCTTCCGGCCAACGACAGCCGGCTGCGTAACAAGCTGTTCCGGTGCCCCGACCCGCTTT harbors:
- a CDS encoding transporter; translated protein: MKNSFKSIALSALLCTAPGVLFFATGCASSSTGESTGEYVDNSAITAKVKAALLNDPIVKSFDVSVESYKGVVQLSGFVNTYEQKTQAGRVAAGVTGVAGVQNNLIVK